From Streptomyces sp. TLI_235, a single genomic window includes:
- a CDS encoding L-amino acid N-acyltransferase YncA: MSDLVIRPATDADLHAIVAMLADDPLGATRESPDDLTPYREALTRITADPHQHLVVAERHGRTVGTLQLTVVPGLSRRGTTRTIIEGVRIHADERGSGLGTTMIEWAVERSRELGAGLVQLTSDATRTDAHRFYERLGFTASHLGFKLALEP; this comes from the coding sequence ATGAGCGACCTCGTCATCCGGCCCGCGACCGACGCCGACCTGCACGCCATCGTCGCGATGCTGGCCGACGACCCGCTCGGCGCCACTCGCGAGTCCCCGGACGACCTGACGCCCTACCGCGAGGCGCTCACCCGGATCACCGCCGACCCCCACCAGCACCTGGTCGTCGCCGAACGCCACGGCCGCACCGTCGGCACCCTGCAACTGACCGTCGTCCCCGGCCTCTCCCGCCGCGGCACCACCCGGACGATCATCGAGGGCGTGCGGATCCACGCCGACGAACGCGGCAGCGGCCTCGGCACCACCATGATCGAATGGGCCGTCGAACGCTCCCGCGAACTCGGCGCCGGCCTCGTCCAGCTCACCTCGGACGCCACCCGCACCGACGCCCACCGCTTCTACGAGCGCCTCGGCTTCACCGCCTCCCACCTCGGCTTCAAGCTCGCGCTCGAGCCCTGA
- a CDS encoding methyltransferase family protein → MTDAHSPVAAYWDAAAATFDDEPDHGLRNPATHAAWAARLRNWLPDPPAHVLDLGCGTGSLSLLLARQGHRVTGVDLAPRMIARARAKLAATGLQATFALGDAASPPDRPGGYDVLLTRHLVWTLPDPHAALQHWVTLLRPGGTLLLVEGRWNEPDDTASPYAPGAHPLPWAGGVRSHVLAEALRPHVTSLSITPLSEEAALWGRPVPDERYAMVARA, encoded by the coding sequence ATGACCGACGCTCACTCCCCCGTCGCCGCCTACTGGGACGCGGCCGCCGCCACCTTCGACGACGAACCCGACCACGGCCTGCGCAATCCGGCCACCCATGCCGCCTGGGCCGCCCGCCTCCGCAACTGGCTCCCGGACCCGCCGGCCCACGTCCTCGACCTCGGCTGCGGCACCGGATCGCTCTCCCTCCTGCTCGCCCGGCAGGGCCACCGGGTCACCGGGGTCGACCTCGCCCCCCGCATGATCGCCCGAGCCCGCGCCAAGCTGGCCGCCACGGGCCTGCAGGCCACTTTCGCCCTCGGCGACGCCGCCTCCCCGCCCGACCGACCCGGCGGCTACGACGTCCTGCTCACCCGACACCTGGTGTGGACCCTGCCCGACCCGCACGCCGCCCTGCAGCACTGGGTCACCCTGCTCCGCCCCGGCGGCACCCTGCTTCTCGTCGAGGGTCGCTGGAACGAGCCGGACGACACCGCCTCCCCCTACGCCCCCGGCGCCCACCCGCTCCCCTGGGCCGGCGGCGTCCGCTCCCATGTCCTCGCCGAGGCCCTCCGCCCGCACGTCACCTCACTGAGCATCACCCCGCTCAGCGAGGAGGCCGCCCTCTGGGGCCGCCCGGTGCCCGACGAGCGATACGCGATGGTCGCCCGCGCCTGA